ATTCGTGAATTAGTGGCAAAAAAATGAAAGCCACGAATACGCTAATGAATTATTCGTGAATTAGTGGCAAAAAAATGAAAGCCACGAATACACTAATTTATTATTCGTGAATTAGTGGCAAAAAAAAAAGAAAGCCACGAATACACTAATTTATTATTCGTGAATTAGTGGCAAAAAAAGAAAGCCACGAATACGCTAATGAAAGTCCGTTTTATTCCAACGTTCTTTGGCGGTTTAGAATAAAATTAAATTATTACTTTTGCCGACAGAAAATTATGAAGACTGAAATTAATAAAAAACTATTCTCATGGGCTATCCTTTTTGTTTTGATGCTAACTTGGGGTAGTTCTTTTATTTTAATGAAACGTGCTCTTGAGGTTTATTCCTTTTCACAAGTTGGCTCACTACGTATTTTTTTAGCATTTATTACTGCCATTCCATTTGCAATTAAAGGGATAAAAAAAGTAAGTTTAAAACAGTGGAAGTATTTATTTTGGGTAGGATTACTTGGTAACGGCTTTCCGGCATTTTTGTTCACCAAAGCACAAACAGGAATTGACAGCTCTCTTGCAGGTATTTTAAATTCCCTTACTGCCCTTTTTACCTTAGTTGTTGGTGTTTACTTTTTTAGTTTAAAAACTAAATGGTTTAATGTTGCAGGTGTTTTTATAGGATTAGTTGGTGCCATAGGATTAATTTATGTTAGCAGTGATGGAAATTTTGAACTCAATTTTAAATT
This genomic window from Bacteroidota bacterium contains:
- a CDS encoding DMT family transporter produces the protein MKTEINKKLFSWAILFVLMLTWGSSFILMKRALEVYSFSQVGSLRIFLAFITAIPFAIKGIKKVSLKQWKYLFWVGLLGNGFPAFLFTKAQTGIDSSLAGILNSLTALFTLVVGVYFFSLKTKWFNVAGVFIGLVGAIGLIYVSSDGNFELNFKFSVYVIIATICYAISANIVKTHLMELNPVKITVYALLTITLPASIYLFAFSGFFETFTTEQNSLQALGYITILAVVGTTLALIAFNKLIQMTSSVFASSVTYLIPIVALFWGIFDGESFELYFLIWIFLTLFGVFLVNFKAKNKIKV